In the Candidatus Saccharimonadales bacterium genome, TGTGATCGGACTATGCGTAGGGTTAATACCCGCCGGAACAGCATCTGCCGCAGACCGTAACGACTTTACCGGGGTTCGTTTTTGGAACCCACATCTATGTATCCTAGTACACAACGGTGTCTGGGAATCGTGGCCAATCGCTACCGCGGCAGCCTATTTTGACTCTAGTGGCGTCGTAGATATAGTCGTTCGCAAGGAAAGCCAAGGAGGATGCGGCAACTATTGGCCGTTCCAAGTATTACATGTTCGACAGGCCAACCTAGGGAATAATACGTGCGGAACACATGGAGGAACAGGGACACCTTACCCGTCAACTGATCACCCATGGAATCCCTACTATGAGTACGTCTATGGCTACCCGTCAGGTGTCGGTGGGCATGCAACACCTTCCATGACGCTTAATTCGGGTTGGTCCGCATGTTATAACTCGAATATACGACTCGCAAATACTGCTTCACAGAGTATAGGCAACGCACTCGGGCTTAGCCGATTATATGAGGCAAAGTCTACACCAACGGTAATGCTTGACTCTGATTACAATAACGCACGCACGCCTTGGGCAACCGCTTATGATCGAAACAATCTTTACGCTCTTTACTACAGACTATAGTTAATTTGTAGCGTTTCAACTTTAAAATACCTCGCAACTTTAGCGAGGTATTTTAATTGCATTATTTTAATGATATGTTATAATTTATCTGAGAGTTGATTCCAATAAGGAATCTGCGCATCGCACGGAAGGTTTCATCATGACCTTGCATTTGTTCGAACCGCTCCCGATCCAGGATGAGGACTTCGTCCCGGCCGAGACCGGCAACGAGTGGCCCTTCGGCTGCTTCGACGGCTCGGCCAGTGATCCCGGTCCGGACGACGAGCACGGAACCGACGGCAACAGCGGCGAGGACCGGAAGGCCGAGGACGGTCCCGATGGGCCGTACGACCGGACCGGCAACGAGTGGTTCTGCGAGCCCGACGGGCTGCTCGTCGCAGCCTAACCCTCAACAAGACACGCTACGCACCACCCCCGCGTAGCTGCGTCGCCGCATCTTGGTGATGCTAACGCCAACCAAGATGCGAAGAACCCCCGACCGCCACAAGCGGTCGGGGGTTCTCTCATATTCTGCCGTTCTAACCGAAAGGATTCGCACGCACTGATACGCTAGAATAACGAATTCTCCTGGTTCTAAAGAGGAGATATTATCCTTAAAATTGCAATCCTATTCTTATTCCGTCATAGTAAAAAATGAAATAAGGAGGTGTTATGAGTCAGAAAAAAGGTCAAGATATATTTACCCGTTTTACAAGTAATGTCGCTTCAATTTTGGGACATGCATGGGTGTTTGCATCAGCCCTACTTATACTTATCGTGTGGGCAGTGACTGGTCCATTACTTGGGTTTTCGGACACGTGGCAATTAATTATTAACACCGGAACAACGATTATTACTTTTTTGATGGTGTTTATTATTCAAAATACGCAAAATCGGGATAATCTTGCGATGAATCTGAAGATGGATGCACTGATGCAGAAAGCCGGCATCACTGCAAGCGATTTGATGGAAGCCGAAGACAAAAGCGATAAAAAACTTGAACATGAGAGAAAGCGCATGCGACGCAAAGTAAGTAATAAGACTGGGGAAAGTAAGAAGACACGTAAGAAATAGGCCGGCAATTGTGCTCGGTACTACTTATGTATATACTTAGCTAAAAGAACCTAATGACAAACGAGCTGGAAATATGTTGCATATAGACAAGCCACGCCACTTTCCCGTAAAAGGCCTTATAGTGACTATTGTTGCACTTCTTTTTGTGATCGTTGGTGCGTACATTTTACTACTTGTTCTTACACCGAATATACCGTTCCTATATTCCTCGCAGCCGCTTAACGTAAAGGCTATGGGCTCACCTAAAGTAGGGGTGAATAAAATTATGATACCTGGAATTGGCGTCGATATACCGTATGGATCTAATGGACAAGCTTCACTTGACAGTGGTGCTTGGTGGCGCTATCCAGAGCGTGGTGATCCAGCAAAGGGCGGTAATTTTGTTATTGCCGCACACAGATTTAGCATTCAACCAACCCCACGTGAAACAGCTATTAAATCACCCTTTTACCACTTAGATAAAGTAAAAGTGGGCGATCCAATTATTGTTGATTTTCAGGGCAAACGATATGGATACAAAATAAGCAAAGCATACACGGTCAAGCCTAGCCAAACAGAAATCGAAGCACAGACAGATAAGCCTAAAATGACATTATATAGCTGCGAGCTAGGCGGATCTAGTGCTGGACGTACCGTATTTGACGCCGAACCAATGGGCGAAATAACCGTCCAATAGAATTATTTACCTGTGAGCGAACGTGTATTTTCAAGGTATTGTTGAGGATTCAAGCCATCGACAATATCCGCAGCCCTAATAAGGTGTGGGGCGCCTCGACACAATTCCCTAAATTCCTTTGGAGAAACCCATTTTGCTTCGACAATCTCATGCATATCTGGCGTAGCGGTAGCATTAACATTAGTTGCCATAAATAGAAAATGGACAAAGTCCTTCCTGTCATCTTGAGGATGGTGATAGACAACATCTACGAATTTGATTTGACTAGATACGAGAGAGATATTCACCTCTTCTTGAAGTTCGCGTAGAGCTGCCTTTTGCGGCGACTCGCCTTCGTCAACAACTCCGCCAGGAACTGACCAATGGTCTTTGTAAGATGCTTTTACAGCGAGCATCTTGTTTTCCTTATTAACACAAATCATAGCCGCACCACATGGTTTTGCAGGTAAATTATTATGCCAGTTAGCTTTTTCCTCAGTTGTAAAAGGAGTAATAGCCATAGTATTTACCTTCTACTTAGCAAATTCAATTGCGCGGGTTTCGCGGATGACATTTACTTTGATCGTTCCAGGATATTGCATGGTGCTTTCAATCTTGGTTGCAATGTCGCGGGCTAGTTTGATAGCAGATAAATCATCGATTGCCTTTGGACTCACGATAACGCGGATTTCACGACCAGCACTAATAGCGTAGGCTTTGTCAATACCCTTAAAGCTAGTTGCAACATTTTCAAGATCGCGCATACGTTCAACAAAGTTTTCAGCGCTGATGTTCCTAGCACCTGGACGAGCAGCTGAAAGTGCATCACACACACGGACAACTAGCGCTTCTGGAGTAGTTGCTTCAATATCGTCATGGTGAGCTTCGATTGCATGGGCAATGTCTTCACTCATGCCATATTTACGGGCAAGTTCCGCACCGATGTGGTGATGTTTTCCTTCGATTTTATGCGTCACCGCTTTGCCAACATCATGAAGCAATGTCGCGATTTTAGTCACACGAACATTCGCACCAATTTCTTCAGCAATGAGTCCTGCCATATGCGCCATTTCGGTACTGTGCATCAAAACATTTTGACCATAGCTTGTACGGAATTTCAGCTCACCAAGTAGGCGAATCATTTCCTTTGGAATACCAGCAACACCGACTTCGCGGGCTGCATCTTCCCCTGCCCTGGTAATGTCTTTATCAATTTGTTTCCCGGCTTTTTCGACAACTTCTTCGATGCGGCCCGGGTGAATACGGCCGTCTTTCATCAGCATTTCAAGTGTTAACCTAGCAACCTGGCGGCGAATTGGATCAAAGCTAGATAGGATAATCATACCTGGAGTATCGTCAACCAAAATATCGACGCCCGTTGCACGTTGCAGTGCCTGAATATTACGTCCTTCTTTGCCGATAATACGGCCTTTCATTTCATCATCGGTGAGTTTGATTGCAGTCACCGTGCGCTCAGCCGTGACTTCACTAGACATGCGCTCCATAGCCGTTACCAAAATTGTTTGCGCACGTTCTTCAGCATCTTCCATGGCGTCGTGCTGCAATTTTGTCACAAGTCCGACAAGGTCTTCCTTGATGTCACGCTCTGTCATTTGCATTAATTTGTCGGCAGCATCGGCTTTTTTAAGCCCTGCGATCTTTTCAAGTTTTTCTTGCTGGCGGGTACGGATATCCCGAATTTCGTTCTTTAATTCTTCGACTTCGCTTTCGCTAACGCGCAATTTTTCGGCTCGCCTGTCGATTTCATCGAGTTTTTTATCAAGGCTAACTTCTCGGTCCGCCAATCGGTTTTCGGTTTTTTTCCATTCTTTTCGACGTTCGTTTTCAAGCTCTACGGCTTCATCTTTTGCCTTTAAGACAATGTCGCCCGCTTTTGTTTTCGCCTGCGCGATTTCTTTTTCTGCTTTATTTCTGCCATCGGTTAGCCGGCGCTTCTCGTAAACGACTGTTCCGCCTACGCCAAAAACTACCCCTAGAACAGCGGCAATTAATCCCTCTATCATAAATTGTTCCTTTCTCCGAGGACCAATCCTACTTGTAAAGACAAGACGTATCTGTTACTAAATCAAAATGAGGACTAGTCTGGAAATTTCAAAAAGTTTCGTGAGAGCCTAAATCATAGACTTCTTTTATTGTAGCTCTTTTTACCTCAACCAAGCAAGCTTATTTGCGCGGTTTTGTGATATGGGCGTCACTGCCGTACAGAGGAAGAACAATCTGATCGTTTTGGCCAGACTGTAGTTTGATAATAACTTGGTCTCTCCATGTTTCGCCCTCTCCACCTACAATCGGAATTGCCAAACTATCGGCCATGGTATTTAAAACCGTCAGGCCAATTCGAAGACCCGTAAAACTGCCTGGTCCGCGAAATACGCCTATTCCAGAAATATCCGTAAACGTTTTACCATTTTTTTGTAATTGTTCTTGCAAATAGTTAAGCAGACCTCTAGCCAGCGTGCGGTCCGCTTGCCATTCGTCGTTATAATGCCAGTCACTATCGACAAGCATAATTTTACAGACAGGAGTGGACGTATCGAGTAAAAGAATCATACAAGCGCCTTTACGAGCTGGGTACTTTTTTCACCGCCAGCCGACAACATAACCTTGCGAGAGTTTTCGGTTGGAGAAGTAATCTGAATTGTGAGCCTATCGGCCGGTAGTACGCCGCTTACGATCTCGGCCCATTCAATCATCGTAACGGAGTGAGGATCATTAAGTGTTTCGTGCAGCTCGCTCGTCATAATTCCCGCATCATTCAGCCGATAAAAGTCATAGTGTGCTAACTGTAGATTATTTGCCGCCACGTACACCCGGCTAATGGTAAAACTAGGGCTTTGTACGTCTTCGTCAACGCCAAAGCCCTTCGCAATTCCTTTGGCAAGGGTCGTCTTCCCAGCACCGACATCACCAACAAGCTCAATAATTTCCCCACCATTAAGAAGCGCTCCGAGCCGAGCACCAAACTCCTTCATTTCGTCTTCACTTTCGGTAGTGATTGTCATCTTAAACATTATACCCGTTTATAGCGCGTTTCATCTAGCGTTTTGTCATTTTCCCAGGTACAATGGAGCGTAAGCAGTATGCGTATTTCAGATATTACTATCGAAAAGTTGCTCGAGCGCAGCGGCGTGGTCAACGCAGAGCAAATCGCCGTTCTTAAGGAAGAGAGCGCTCGTTCAAGACGCTCTTTGCAAGACCTTGTTATTCAAAATGATCTTATAGACAACAAGACACTCACGAAACAATTTGCCGAATATGCACAAATACCTTTTGTCGAACTCGATCCGGCCCAAATTCCACACGATGTTTTAAATAAAATCCCAGAACGTATTGCCCGGCAATACAACACGGTCCTGTTCAAGATTGATGAAGACGGCACGATGCATCTGGCAATGGACGACCCCGACGATGTTCAGGCTGTCAGTTTTATTCAAAAAGAAATCGGCGAAAACACTAAAATTTATATCGCAACACGCGATAATATTCTTTCTTGTCTTGAAAATTACCGAGGTGATGTCAACCAAGAACTAAACGCAGTTATTAATATTCAACGTGAAGACAAAGGTGACAACCAAACAGTCACTGAAGCCGATGTTGCTGAAGATTCGCCGATTGCCCAAACCGTAAACCTTTTGCTTGAATACGCCATTCGTAGTAATGCCAGCGATATCCATATCGAACCCCGCGAAGAATTTGTTCAGGTCCGCTACCGTATTGACGGGGTACTAAAAGAGGTGAATCGCCTACCCCGAAATGTTATTGGCGCGCTGACGAGTCGCATTAAAATCCTTTCCAACCTTAAAATTGACGAACGTCGCGTACCTCAGGACGGCCGTTTCAAGATTAAAATTGCGGGGAAACAATACGCTCTACGTGTCAGTACACTGCCTGTAGCTGATGGTGAAAAAGTCGTTATGCGTATCTTGGATGAATCAAACCAAGCTATCACGCTCCAGGACCTTGGTTACTGGGGACACTCCCTGGAAGTTATCTCCGAGGCTATCACCGAGCCAAACGGCATGGTTCTCATTACCGGACCGACAGGATCGGGTAAATCTACCAGTCTCTTTAGTGTCCTCACCATGCTTAATACGCCCGACGTTAATATTTCAACGATTGAAGATCCGGTTGAGTACAAAATCCCAGGAGTGAACCAAACACAAACCAACGTAAAGGCAGGTATGACCTTTGCCAGCGGGCTGCGCGCGCTCCTTCGTCAAGATCCGAACGTTATCATGGTTGGTGAGATCCGTGACGGCGAAACTGCCAACTTAGGCGTGCAAGCGGCACTAACCGGACACCTTGTTTTTAGTACGCTGCACACCAATAACGCAGCGACATGTCTGCCTCGACTTCTCGACATGGGGATTGAACCCTTCCTTATCGCCAGCACGGTTAAAGCCGTTGTGGGTCAGCGTCTTGTCCGGCGTTTATGCACAAATTGCCGTCAGACCTACACGCCGACCGCTGATGAGATAAAAGCCATTACTCATCTATTCAACCTCCACGACAATCAGGATTTTGGGCACATTCATGATCTTGAAGAACAAGCGCAGAAACAAGCTGTCGGTGGGGATACGCCCCTTGGCACATCCGAAACAACGATTACAAACCTATGGAAAGCCGCGCCTGAAGGCTGCGACGAATGCAGCCATACGGGATACAGAGGCCGTATTGGTATCTACGAAGTCTTAGGAAACACCGTTCCTGTTCAAAAACTGATCGTCGCTAACGCAACCAGCAATCAGATCCAAGACCTAGCAATTGCCGAGGGAATGGTCACTATGCAAACTGACGGACTCGTCAAAGCACTCCGCGGTAATACAACAGTCGAAGAAGTCCTGAGAGTGACTAAAGAATAGTCATGCCTAAGTTTATTTACATAGCGACAAACAGCCTGAATAAATCAATTACCGGCACACTTGAGGCAGCCGACAAATCAGCCGCTATCGCGGCAATCATCAAACAAGGCATGCGGCCTATCAGCGTCAAACCTGGATCAGGTGGCGCCAAAGCATTTAGCTTTAACGATTTTCTGGGTGGCAATAAGGTAAAATCCGACGACCTTGTTATGTTCACACGCCAGCTCAGTGCCATGGTAAGTGCCGGTGTCCCCCTTCTTCGTGCGCTTAGCTCCCTCCAACAACATAGTGAAAGCCCGGCTCTTAAAAAAGTACTTGCAACAGTCATTAAAGACGTAGAGGGCGGCGCACCTCTGGGTGATGCTTTAACAAAGTACCCTAATACCTTTAGCGATGTTTACGTGAACATGGTCCGTGCCGGTGAAGCCGCAGGTATTCTAGATGAAATTTTAAAGCGACTAGCTTTGCAACAAGAAAAAAACGCGACGATTCGTAAAAAAGTAAAAAGTGCCATGACCTATCCGATGGTTCTGATTTTTATTACCGTTATCGCCTTTTTTGGACTTATGATATTTGTTATTCCACAAATTGGTAAAATCCTCAAAGACCTCGGCGGACCTGATGCGGAGCTGCCGCCGCTAACACAAGGGATGCTGTCGATCAGCGGATTTATAACCAGCTATTGGTATATTGTCTTCCCCGCGCTTATTGCCGGCGTTGTCTTTTTGGTTCGTTACATAAAGACGCCAAAAGGTAAAAACCAATTTCATCATCTTATGTTAAAAATGCCCGGAGTTAACACTATTGTTAAAAAGCTAGCCGTCGCCCGTTTTGCGCGCACCTTCTCGGCATTAATGGGTGCGGGTGTCGCCGTACTTGAAGCCCTGACCGTCACGTCGCGGGCAGTAGGAAATGTCGTCTATGAAAAGGCTCTTCTTGATGCAGCCGAAGCCGTTAAAAATGGATCAACCCTTTCGTCGGTCATTGAAAAGAACCCGCTGTTTCCAGCCATCGTTGCGCAGATGCTTTCTGTGGGTGAAGAAACGGGTCAAACTGATATCGTCCTCGTCAAAGTCGCGGATTTCTACGAAGAAGAGGTCGACGTAGCCATCGAAGGCATCAGTTCGATTATCGAACCGGTCATGATCGTTCTTATGGGTGGAATGATCGGGTTGATCGCAGCGAGCGTCATGGGCCCGATTGCCGGCCTTGCTCAAAACGTCAAATAGGGGTGGAAATACCTGCCAAAACAAAGTGCTCATGGTATACTATTAAGCAGTAATCTTAGTGGGCATCAATGGCAAAATTATTCTATAAAGACAAGCCAATTATCGGACTTGATATCAGCCAAACCGGTATCAAGGTCATGGCTGTGGACCCAAAAAAGTGGTCCGTTTTAGGATACGGTTCGATTGATCTTGACCCGGCCAAGGTACAAGAGTCACTTGATAGTGACGATACGTATCTGAGCGAAAATATCAGTTTGTTACTAGGCGAAAAGCTCATCGGGGAACTACCTAGCAATCATGCGATTATCGGTATCCCTACAAGTCGAACTTTCTCCCGGACGTTTACCGTCCCGGCAAAGGCAGAGAAGACTCTCGCGGATGCCGTCGAAATTGAAGTTGATCAATATATTCCTATCCCTATGAGCGCGCTTTACGTGGATTACGAAATCATCGAGCGTACCAAAGAAAACCTGACTATTATCATGTCCGCCGTTCCAAAAGTATTAGTAGACAGCTGTATGGCCGCATGTCTTGCCGCCAATCTAAGGCCAATCATGATAGAGCCTGGAATCAACTCCGTCGCCCGCGTTCTTGAAACAACCGAGGAAGGACACTTGCCTACCTTGATTGTTGATATTGGCCCAGCAAGTACGGATATTGCCGTCCTTGATGGAGGTGCTATTCGCGTGAGTGGGGGTGTCGGTATTGGTGGAAATACGTTTACGCTCGATATTGCTAAAAAGTTAAATGTTGCGCTTGAAAATGCCCATCAGCTAAAAGTCTTAAACGGACTCAGCACGGGCCCTAGGCAAGCCAAAATAAACGGCGCGTTAGGACCTAGCCTGCAACGAATCGTCACAGAGATCCGTAAGGTTATCCGTTATTACAACGAACGTCTTAACGATGACCGCAAAATCGAACAGGTCCTCGTCGTAGGAGGTGGTAGCAACGTACCCGGTATTGGAGACTACTTCACCAACGAGCTCGTCATGGCTGCGCGAGTCGCAAGCCCTTGGCAGAAACTTGATTTTGGTAAATTACCTCAACCTAGCAAACAATTCCGCCCTCGTTACATAACTGTCGCCGGCCTTGCGAGTGTCAACGAGAAAGAGGTCTGGAAATGATCAACCTTTTACCTCCAGCCAATAAACGTCAGATAAGAGCAGGTCGCAGCAATACGCTGCTTGTCCGCTATAATTTCTTTTTGCTTGGCGCGTTAGGGTTTCTTTTAATCGCAATCGGTTTTGTTTACTTCTACCTCGTCAATACGAAAACAAGTGCCGAAGCGGTAGTCCAAGAAAACCAGACAAAAGTTACCGACTTCCGACAAGTTGAACAAGAGGCAAACGAATTTAAAAACAACCTCGCCGTCGCTAAACAAATTCTTAGCAAGGAAGTTGTCTATACGAAAGTCATCCTCGAAATCGCCGCACTGATACCAAAAGGCGTCGTGCTTGATAACCTTAATCTTGATGCCAAGACATTCGGTACTGAAACAACTCTGACGGCTCGTGCCAAGACTGTTGATGACGCAATTGCTCTTAAAAACTCGTTCCAAAATTCACCATCCTTTTCTAATGTCCATTTTCAAAGTATTGCCACTGCCGAAGCAGGAGGTACATATCCTATTAATGTCAGTTTAAACGTTACTATCAATAAGGATGCAGCCAAGTGAAAAAACGTCAGTTAACCGCTACCGCCCTACGCCTTATCTTAACGACTAGCCTGTTCGCTACTGCAGGAATTGGCATTGCCGTGTTCTCAATAGCCGACAAAACGTTAAAAGGTACCGCGGTAGCAACCAGCCATTCTGTTGCCGACGCCAGTGCAAGCCAAAATAACCTCCAGAACCTACAAAAACTCCAACAAGACCTTATTAATAAAAAAGATGTTGTCACACGAGCAGAAAGTATCGTGGCCGAAAGTCGAAGCTACGAGTATCAAAACCAGATTATAAATGACCTTAACGATTACGCCGCCCGAGCTAAGCTTAGTATTACCAACATCACCTTTAACGCAGCTGCTGCGGCAGGTGGCGCGGCAACAACTCCCGCGACGCCAGCTCCATCAACGACAATCGTTAACGGTGTGAAATCAACGTCCGTATCAATTACCCTTAAAAATCCTGTCGACTACATTAGTATGCTCAAGTTTATTAAATCCATCGAGCAAAACCTTACTAAAATGCAGATATCGAACATTGCCCTTTCACAGAGCACAGACGGCCAACCCGGCATTTCCAGTGATACATTAAACATTGAAGTATATATTAAGTAGGAATTATATGAACATATCTCTTACCAGTATTAAAAAACTCATCCTCGCATTACTTCATCGTTTTCACGCTATTATCTTTGTCGTTGTAGTTGTTGGCGGCTTGGCCGCAGTAGTACTTTTGCTTAACAGTATTATCGTGTCGTCTAGCGAACAAGGCGACTATGTTCCCCCCGGCAGCAATCCGTCGTCATTCGACCAAACGACAATTGACCGTATCGAGCAACTAAAAACCCGTACTGATTCGACAGCACCTCTTGATCTTTCGAAAGGTCGGACTAATCCTTTTGTTGAGTAGTTACACGAAAACGTTTATACTAAAAGTATGTTACTCGCTGGATCTCGACTCATAGACGCACCCGTTTTGGGATTACAGACAGGCAGCGAACTTGCAAGGACTAGCCGCCCTATTATCGACCCTGCTAAACTTGAAATCATCGCCTATGAAGTAAATGGCCCGCTCCTTGACCTTCACCCTTCACTCCTGCGGGTCGCGGACGTACGAGAGTTTAGCGATATTGGTATTATCGTCGATTCAAGTGATGAATTTGTCACGCCTGACGATATTATTAAGCTTGATGAAATATATAAGCTTCATTTCGATATTGTTGGTATGCGTGTCATTGATGAAAAAAGGCGAAAGCTTGGTAAGGTCAGTGCCTACACTATTGATACGACTGGCTTTTTAATTCAACAACTAAGCGTCAAACGACCTCTTCTAAAAAGTTTGAACGACACAGAACTTTTGATTCACCGGTCGCAAATTACCGAGATTAACGATCATGCGATCGTGGTCCATTCACAGGCAAAAATTCCTCAGCCTGCTATACCTTCGGTTCGCACCGCATATGTTAACCCATTTCGTAAAAGCGCGAACGCGGAACAAATTGATCAAAAATAACTTTATTCTTCGCTTTCGGCAAGAGCCTGCTTTATATCGTCATAGCTAAAACCCTGCCTAGCTAAATATTGCATGAGTTTTTGTGCGTCCGGATAGCGCGCGCGCTTCTTGGCAATAACCTTCTGTAATTCGTCTGTATCATTTCTAGGGGATTGGTCAACAAAGTGTTCGATAATTGATGATTCGACACCCTTGCTGCGAAGCTCGGATATAATCTTTCTTTGACTGGCACCTTTTGTAAGATTGCGATTCTCTACCCAAAAACGCGTGAATTTTTCATCATCGACATAGCCTTTTTCGAGCAAACGATCAAAAACTCGATTTGTTAGCTCTACACTGACGCCTTTTTTAATTTGGCCGGTCTTCGTTCTGGCGTCGCGCGTCTTACGATATAGATAGTCACGAACTTCACGCATACTATGAGGCCGCATCAGGCTATATTCGAGTGCTCTTGTGTATAATTTTCCAAATTGGCTCTCGGTCTCTAGTTCCAGTAGTTCTTCGTCGGTATATTCTTTGCCTATGCGAATACCTAGATCGGCCACCTGTAGAATATCCAGACTGAATCGATACTTGCCGTCAACCATCACGTTGACGCGGTCCCTGTCTTTCTGCTGTGCGGTAATGCCAGTGATCTTCATTGTCTCAGTATAGCTGATATACTAAAGGCATGACAAAACCCAAACAAACATCAAAGGCTAGCTGGAAAATGAGTAGCGCCGAACCACCTACGTCTAAATACACGGCTTTTTACCTCATTTTACTTATTCTTACCACAATAAGTGCTATATTTGGCCTCACTGGGTTTAGCGGAATAGGTGATTCCCTACGCTATGTTCACGATGCCCCGATCCTAACCTGCATCACGTTTGGTCAGTATATCACCACTCTATTGATGATAGCCGGGGTTGTATTTCTTTATAAAAAACAAAAGGACGGTTTGTACCTTTTGTTTGGCGCATATGCCTTCACTATCATCACAATGACGGTCCTGCCCTTTGCATCCGATCCAATTATCCTTGAGACAGCCAGACAGCTTACTATCCAAGAAGGTGCTAAGATTAGCATGCAGGACGCCGAAACTTTTGCTCGTATTGCCTTGAATATTATCGCTGTGCTTAACATCATTTCTAGTCTTCTCTTTGCCCTATTGTGGCAGCTTGCCTGGAACAAGCAGGCCAAGAGGGATTCTCTCGTTAAATAAAAACTACGGGTCTCGTTACGAGACCCGTAGTTTTAAAGTGAGCGCACCAAGAGCTTTTTAGGCGGCTTCTTCAGCAACCTTTACGCGAACCTTTTTGTCGATCTCCGCAAGAACTTTAGGGTTTTCTTTCAGATAGACTTTGGTAGCTTCACGGCCTTGGCCAATTTTGGCTTCGTTATAGTCGAACCATGCGCCAGCTTTGCCTACAATGCCATGCTGGACGGC is a window encoding:
- a CDS encoding low affinity iron permease family protein, whose product is MSQKKGQDIFTRFTSNVASILGHAWVFASALLILIVWAVTGPLLGFSDTWQLIINTGTTIITFLMVFIIQNTQNRDNLAMNLKMDALMQKAGITASDLMEAEDKSDKKLEHERKRMRRKVSNKTGESKKTRKK
- a CDS encoding class E sortase is translated as MLHIDKPRHFPVKGLIVTIVALLFVIVGAYILLLVLTPNIPFLYSSQPLNVKAMGSPKVGVNKIMIPGIGVDIPYGSNGQASLDSGAWWRYPERGDPAKGGNFVIAAHRFSIQPTPRETAIKSPFYHLDKVKVGDPIIVDFQGKRYGYKISKAYTVKPSQTEIEAQTDKPKMTLYSCELGGSSAGRTVFDAEPMGEITVQ
- a CDS encoding NUDIX hydrolase, translated to MAITPFTTEEKANWHNNLPAKPCGAAMICVNKENKMLAVKASYKDHWSVPGGVVDEGESPQKAALRELQEEVNISLVSSQIKFVDVVYHHPQDDRKDFVHFLFMATNVNATATPDMHEIVEAKWVSPKEFRELCRGAPHLIRAADIVDGLNPQQYLENTRSLTGK
- the rny gene encoding ribonuclease Y yields the protein MIEGLIAAVLGVVFGVGGTVVYEKRRLTDGRNKAEKEIAQAKTKAGDIVLKAKDEAVELENERRKEWKKTENRLADREVSLDKKLDEIDRRAEKLRVSESEVEELKNEIRDIRTRQQEKLEKIAGLKKADAADKLMQMTERDIKEDLVGLVTKLQHDAMEDAEERAQTILVTAMERMSSEVTAERTVTAIKLTDDEMKGRIIGKEGRNIQALQRATGVDILVDDTPGMIILSSFDPIRRQVARLTLEMLMKDGRIHPGRIEEVVEKAGKQIDKDITRAGEDAAREVGVAGIPKEMIRLLGELKFRTSYGQNVLMHSTEMAHMAGLIAEEIGANVRVTKIATLLHDVGKAVTHKIEGKHHHIGAELARKYGMSEDIAHAIEAHHDDIEATTPEALVVRVCDALSAARPGARNISAENFVERMRDLENVATSFKGIDKAYAISAGREIRVIVSPKAIDDLSAIKLARDIATKIESTMQYPGTIKVNVIRETRAIEFAK
- the tsaB gene encoding tRNA (adenosine(37)-N6)-threonylcarbamoyltransferase complex dimerization subunit type 1 TsaB, with protein sequence MILLLDTSTPVCKIMLVDSDWHYNDEWQADRTLARGLLNYLQEQLQKNGKTFTDISGIGVFRGPGSFTGLRIGLTVLNTMADSLAIPIVGGEGETWRDQVIIKLQSGQNDQIVLPLYGSDAHITKPRK
- the tsaE gene encoding tRNA (adenosine(37)-N6)-threonylcarbamoyltransferase complex ATPase subunit type 1 TsaE produces the protein MTITTESEDEMKEFGARLGALLNGGEIIELVGDVGAGKTTLAKGIAKGFGVDEDVQSPSFTISRVYVAANNLQLAHYDFYRLNDAGIMTSELHETLNDPHSVTMIEWAEIVSGVLPADRLTIQITSPTENSRKVMLSAGGEKSTQLVKALV
- a CDS encoding GspE/PulE family protein, with the protein product MRISDITIEKLLERSGVVNAEQIAVLKEESARSRRSLQDLVIQNDLIDNKTLTKQFAEYAQIPFVELDPAQIPHDVLNKIPERIARQYNTVLFKIDEDGTMHLAMDDPDDVQAVSFIQKEIGENTKIYIATRDNILSCLENYRGDVNQELNAVINIQREDKGDNQTVTEADVAEDSPIAQTVNLLLEYAIRSNASDIHIEPREEFVQVRYRIDGVLKEVNRLPRNVIGALTSRIKILSNLKIDERRVPQDGRFKIKIAGKQYALRVSTLPVADGEKVVMRILDESNQAITLQDLGYWGHSLEVISEAITEPNGMVLITGPTGSGKSTSLFSVLTMLNTPDVNISTIEDPVEYKIPGVNQTQTNVKAGMTFASGLRALLRQDPNVIMVGEIRDGETANLGVQAALTGHLVFSTLHTNNAATCLPRLLDMGIEPFLIASTVKAVVGQRLVRRLCTNCRQTYTPTADEIKAITHLFNLHDNQDFGHIHDLEEQAQKQAVGGDTPLGTSETTITNLWKAAPEGCDECSHTGYRGRIGIYEVLGNTVPVQKLIVANATSNQIQDLAIAEGMVTMQTDGLVKALRGNTTVEEVLRVTKE
- a CDS encoding type II secretion system F family protein, coding for MPKFIYIATNSLNKSITGTLEAADKSAAIAAIIKQGMRPISVKPGSGGAKAFSFNDFLGGNKVKSDDLVMFTRQLSAMVSAGVPLLRALSSLQQHSESPALKKVLATVIKDVEGGAPLGDALTKYPNTFSDVYVNMVRAGEAAGILDEILKRLALQQEKNATIRKKVKSAMTYPMVLIFITVIAFFGLMIFVIPQIGKILKDLGGPDAELPPLTQGMLSISGFITSYWYIVFPALIAGVVFLVRYIKTPKGKNQFHHLMLKMPGVNTIVKKLAVARFARTFSALMGAGVAVLEALTVTSRAVGNVVYEKALLDAAEAVKNGSTLSSVIEKNPLFPAIVAQMLSVGEETGQTDIVLVKVADFYEEEVDVAIEGISSIIEPVMIVLMGGMIGLIAASVMGPIAGLAQNVK